In a genomic window of Chloroflexota bacterium:
- a CDS encoding amidohydrolase family protein: MGIIDGHTHMYQKHATIDHLKKGVKDIEGFDINSLLRRLDEIGVSRFQTMSQSMERVRGMWLGSNALSAELHQLAPTRIISFAAAEPLDAQDRLNTAQLAELNELVTEKDIKGFLLTPGYGHYYSNDKRIYPFYEKAIELDIAIYFHHSHQFGPPRNCPLKYCQITLLDDLTIDFPELRFDVEHMGYPWTEELLCIMARSPNVYTDFAMFIDPYIGRGRRQLLARNLAMAREYGVLDRVFYGSDYVGENVDEYIDLLQREIAYIKEGLSHDLEAQGYAPLTGEDINGFLSENVLRFWKSK; encoded by the coding sequence ATGGGGATTATTGATGGCCACACTCATATGTACCAGAAACATGCCACAATCGATCATCTAAAGAAGGGTGTCAAAGATATCGAAGGCTTCGATATAAATTCACTGCTGAGACGGCTGGACGAGATAGGGGTATCTCGGTTCCAAACAATGTCGCAGTCAATGGAACGCGTCAGGGGGATGTGGCTGGGTTCAAATGCACTTTCCGCGGAGCTGCACCAACTGGCACCAACAAGGATAATATCATTTGCCGCTGCGGAGCCACTTGACGCACAAGACCGTCTGAATACGGCACAGCTGGCAGAGCTGAACGAGCTGGTAACGGAAAAGGACATAAAGGGTTTTCTGCTGACCCCGGGTTATGGCCATTATTATTCCAATGACAAACGAATATATCCCTTTTACGAGAAAGCGATCGAGTTGGATATAGCCATATATTTTCACCATTCGCACCAGTTCGGGCCGCCAAGGAATTGCCCGTTGAAGTATTGCCAGATAACCTTGCTGGATGATTTGACCATTGATTTCCCGGAACTGAGGTTCGATGTTGAACATATGGGTTACCCATGGACAGAGGAGCTTCTCTGCATAATGGCCCGTTCTCCGAATGTGTATACCGATTTCGCCATGTTCATCGACCCATACATTGGCCGGGGAAGACGCCAGTTATTGGCCAGGAACCTGGCTATGGCGAGGGAATACGGCGTTCTCGACCGGGTGTTTTATGGCTCAGACTATGTCGGTGAAAACGTTGATGAATATATAGATTTACTGCAGCGGGAAATCGCGTATATCAAAGAAGGGTTGAGTCATGACCTGGAAGCGCAGGGTTACGCTCCGCTTACCGGTGAAGA